The segment ATAAAACTTAGAAAATTTAACGAAAAATAACTACTCGTGAAAATTATAGCAATTGGCCGTAATTATAAAGAACATGTAAAAGAACTTAATAACACTTTGCCTGCCGAACCAATTTTTTTCTTAAAACCCGAATCAGCTTTAATATACAATAACAAGCCATTTTTTTATCCTGATTTTTCAAAAGAAATACATCATGAAGTTGAAATAGTTATTAAAATCAACAGGTTGGGCAAAAATATTTTACCAAAATTTGCTTACAGATATTATGATGAAATAAGCCTTGGAATTGATTTTACGGCAAGAGATCTTCAGGATAAAGCTAAAACAAAAGGTTTACCTTGGGAAATTTCAAAAGCTTTTGATGGTTCTGCTCCAATTGGAAAATTTTTACCTAAAAGTAGTTTTTCTGATATTCAAAATATAAGTTTTTCTCTTGATATTAATTCAGAATGTGTACAAAAAGGAAATACAAAAAATATGATTTTTTCTATAGATGAAATAATAGCTTATGTTTCAAAATTCCTTACCCTGAAAATCGGGGATTTGATTTTTACAGGAACTCCAAACGGTGTTGGACCAGTTAAAATCGGAAACCGTTTAACTGCTTATATTGAAAATAAAAATATTCTTGATTTTTTTGTTAAATAATTTACAATTATTTATGTTATAAATCTGCCTGCCGTCATGCCAATGTCAATAAG is part of the Bacteroidales bacterium genome and harbors:
- a CDS encoding fumarylacetoacetate hydrolase family protein, with protein sequence MKIIAIGRNYKEHVKELNNTLPAEPIFFLKPESALIYNNKPFFYPDFSKEIHHEVEIVIKINRLGKNILPKFAYRYYDEISLGIDFTARDLQDKAKTKGLPWEISKAFDGSAPIGKFLPKSSFSDIQNISFSLDINSECVQKGNTKNMIFSIDEIIAYVSKFLTLKIGDLIFTGTPNGVGPVKIGNRLTAYIENKNILDFFVK